A genomic segment from Salvia splendens isolate huo1 unplaced genomic scaffold, SspV2 ctg378, whole genome shotgun sequence encodes:
- the LOC121789974 gene encoding aldehyde dehydrogenase family 7 member B4-like, translating to MPCQLNGSVIPSERPNHMMLEMWNPLGIVGVITAFNFPCAVLGWNACIALVCGNSVVWKGAPTTPLITIAMTKIIAGVFEKNNLPGAIFTAFCGGAVIGQAIAKDPRVPLVSFTGSSKVGLMVQQTVNQRYGKCLLELSGNNAIIVMDDADIELAVRSILFAAVGTAGQRCTTCRRLLLHESVYQKVLDRLCDVYKQVKVGNPLEKGTLLGPPLHTPVSRENFVKGIEKIKSQGGKILIGGNILESEGNFVQPTIVEISSSADVVKEELFAPVLHVMMFQALKEAIEINNSVPQGLSSSIFTRRPEIIFKWIGPQGSDCGIVNVNIPTNGAEIGGAFGGEKATGGGREAGSDSWKQYMRRSTCTINYGSELPLAQGINFG from the exons ATGC CCTGTCAGCTGAATGGATCTGTTATACCTTCCGAAC GACCTAATCACATGATGTTGGAG ATGTGGAATCCCTTAGGGATAGTTGGTGTTATTACAGCCTTCAACTTCCCTTGCGCTGTTCTTG GATGGAATGCGTGCATAGCTCTAGTTTGTGGAAATTCTGTTGTGTG GAAAGGTGCTCCAACCACACCTCTCATTACCATAGCTATGACGAAGATAATCGCTGGAGTATTCGAGAAAAACAATTTACCTGGAGCAATTTTCACGGCATTCTGTGGAGGTGCTGTAATCGGTCAAGCTATAGCAAAAGATCCGCGTGTTCCCCTAGTTTCGTTCACTGGGAGTTCAAAG GTGGGTCTAATGGTCCAACAAACAGTGAATCAAAGATACGGCAAGTGCCTGCTCGAACTAAGTGGAAATAATGCCATAATTGTCATGGATGATGCTGACATTGAACTCGCTGTTCGCTCTATTCTGTTTGCTGCTGTTGGTACTGCTGGTCAGCGATGCACAACTTGCCGTAGATTG cttcttcatgAAAGCGTTTATCAGAAAGTACTTGATCGGTTATGTGATGTCTACAAGCAAGTCAAAGTCGGAAATCCGTTAGAGAAAGGTACCTTACTTGGGCCGCCGTTGCACACTCCTGTTTCAAGGGAAAATTTTGTGAAGGGAATCGAGAAAATCAAATCTCAG GGAGGAAAGATTCTCATTGGTGGCAACATTTTAGAGTCAGAAGGAAATTTCGTGCAGCCCACCATAGTCGAAATATCCTCTAGTGCTGACGTTGTTAAGGAAGAGTTGTTCGCTCCCGTTCTCCATGTGATGATGTTTCAG GCGTTAAAGGAAGCGATTGAAATAAACAATTCCGTGCCTCAAGGTCTAAGTAGTTCCATCTTCACTCGCAGACCTGAAATCATATTCAAATGGATCGG TCCCCAAGGAAGTGACTGTGGTATCGTAAATGTAAACATCCCGACAAACGGTGCTGAAATTGGAGGCGCCTTTGGTGGCGAGAAGGCAACTGGGGGCGGCCGTGAAGCCGGAAGCGATTCTTGGAAACAATACATGAGGCGCTCAACTTG CACCATCAACTACGGAAGCGAGCTGCCTCTGGCTCAAGGGATCAACTTCGGGTAG